From Micromonospora echinospora, one genomic window encodes:
- a CDS encoding class I SAM-dependent methyltransferase, which yields MRTDAGDQLVELRTQPQLREWQDFQLSGMPHLISAMHLCQAVHALAETGLLAELRGGLRRDDITSLPGFDPELVRGLLRYLVVRGVVDDLPDGYRLSRRGELLTTDVSLARLGVYAGAYGAVTARMGDLLTGKARYGVDVDRDGGALGRHCATLFSVFHSDTIMTATRERGIRTMLDAGCGGGQLLVDACLRDERLTGIGLDNSPEAIAVAEKSAREHGVADRVQFFVADAFEPETWPEVCRTADAMCIVSALHEHFRHGEDAVAELLRRYARGLPALKMLLVGEPELLYEDRENHDDFLLVHVLTGQGLPRDRHAWLPVFEKAGLPCRHIYTRPGAGPRLCFYDLRPASEVPVGR from the coding sequence GTGCGGACCGATGCGGGTGACCAGCTCGTCGAGCTCAGGACCCAGCCCCAGTTGCGGGAATGGCAGGACTTCCAACTGTCGGGGATGCCCCACCTCATCAGTGCGATGCACCTGTGCCAGGCGGTCCACGCGCTGGCCGAGACCGGTCTGCTGGCCGAGCTGCGGGGCGGCCTGCGCCGCGACGACATCACCTCGCTTCCCGGTTTCGACCCCGAACTGGTCCGCGGGCTGCTGCGCTACCTGGTGGTCAGAGGCGTGGTGGACGACCTGCCGGACGGCTACCGGCTCAGCCGCCGGGGCGAGCTGCTGACCACCGACGTGTCGCTCGCCCGGCTGGGGGTGTACGCCGGGGCGTACGGCGCCGTGACTGCGCGGATGGGCGACCTGCTCACCGGCAAGGCCCGCTACGGCGTGGACGTCGACCGCGACGGCGGGGCGCTCGGCCGGCACTGCGCCACGCTGTTCTCCGTCTTCCACAGCGACACGATCATGACCGCAACGCGGGAGCGCGGCATCCGTACCATGCTGGACGCCGGGTGCGGCGGCGGCCAGTTGCTCGTCGACGCCTGCCTGCGCGACGAGCGGCTGACCGGGATCGGGCTCGACAACTCGCCGGAGGCGATCGCGGTCGCCGAGAAGTCGGCACGTGAGCACGGCGTCGCCGACCGCGTCCAGTTCTTCGTCGCTGACGCGTTCGAACCCGAGACGTGGCCGGAGGTCTGCCGCACAGCCGACGCGATGTGCATCGTCAGCGCCCTGCACGAGCACTTCCGCCACGGCGAGGACGCGGTGGCCGAGCTGCTGCGCCGCTACGCCCGCGGCCTCCCGGCGCTGAAGATGCTGCTGGTCGGCGAACCCGAGCTGCTGTACGAGGACCGCGAGAACCACGACGACTTCCTGCTGGTCCATGTCCTGACCGGTCAGGGCCTGCCCCGCGACCGGCACGCCTGGCTGCCGGTGTTCGAGAAGGCCGGACTGCCCTGCCGGCACATCTACACCCGGCCGGGAGCCGGGCCACGGCTGTGCTTCTACGACCTCCGACCCGCGTCCGAGGTCCCGGTCGGGCGGTGA
- a CDS encoding zinc-dependent alcohol dehydrogenase family protein, which translates to MRGAVLHAPGDVRVENRDDPRIEQPTDAIIRLSATCVCGSDLWPYRGIQKLAGPTAMGHEYVGVVEEVGSEVTGVRPGQFVVGSFWASDNTCELCRAGYQSACVHRVPMGDLGSQAEYLRVPLADGTLVATPEVPSADLIPSYLAASDVLGTGWFAAVAAEAGPGRTVAVVGDGAVGLLAVLAARQLGAERIIAMSRHESRQKLAREFGATDIVTERGEEGVARIKDLTNGLGAHSVVEAVGTQESMMQAVHSTRAGGHVGFVGVTHDVSLPGMEMFFSLVHLHGGPAPVRRFLPHLMELIGDRTIDPGKVFDLELPLEQAAEGYRAMDERRAVKTLLRP; encoded by the coding sequence ATGCGTGGTGCCGTCCTGCACGCCCCCGGCGACGTCCGGGTGGAGAACCGCGACGATCCCCGGATCGAACAGCCGACGGACGCGATCATCCGCCTCTCGGCGACGTGTGTCTGCGGGTCGGACCTGTGGCCGTACCGGGGGATCCAGAAGCTGGCGGGCCCGACGGCGATGGGCCACGAGTACGTGGGCGTCGTCGAGGAGGTCGGCAGCGAGGTCACCGGCGTCCGGCCCGGCCAGTTCGTGGTCGGCTCGTTCTGGGCCTCCGACAACACCTGTGAGCTCTGCCGGGCCGGCTACCAGAGCGCCTGCGTGCACCGGGTGCCGATGGGCGACCTGGGCTCGCAGGCCGAGTACCTGCGGGTGCCGCTCGCCGATGGCACCCTCGTCGCCACGCCCGAGGTGCCGTCCGCCGACCTGATCCCCAGCTACCTGGCCGCCTCCGACGTGCTGGGCACCGGCTGGTTCGCCGCGGTGGCCGCCGAGGCCGGGCCGGGCCGGACCGTCGCGGTCGTCGGCGACGGCGCGGTCGGCCTGCTCGCGGTGCTGGCGGCCCGGCAGCTCGGGGCGGAGCGGATCATCGCGATGAGCCGGCACGAGTCCCGGCAGAAGCTGGCCCGCGAGTTCGGCGCGACCGACATCGTCACCGAGCGCGGCGAGGAGGGGGTCGCCCGGATCAAGGACCTCACGAACGGGCTGGGCGCGCACTCGGTGGTGGAGGCCGTCGGCACGCAGGAGTCGATGATGCAGGCGGTCCACTCCACCCGTGCCGGTGGGCACGTCGGTTTCGTCGGCGTCACCCACGACGTGAGCCTGCCGGGCATGGAGATGTTCTTCTCGCTGGTGCACCTGCATGGCGGTCCGGCCCCCGTACGCCGTTTCCTGCCGCACCTGATGGAGCTGATCGGCGACCGTACGATCGACCCGGGCAAGGTCTTCGACCTCGAACTGCCGTTGGAGCAGGCCGCCGAGGGCTACCGGGCGATGGACGAGCGCCGCGCCGTCAAGACCCTGTTGCGCCCGTGA
- a CDS encoding helix-turn-helix transcriptional regulator: MDNRVEVHDFLTSRRARITPEQAGLPTTGQRRVPGLRRGEVAALAGMSVEYYAKLERGSLAGVSAGVLDAIARALRLDDAERAHLLRLAQEANGSSALLRPSRRAKQRTVRPSLQWSLDAVTTPAIVVNNRADLLAANLLGRAMHSDVYADPTGVPNFARFTFLDSAARRFYPDWGLFADMTVANLRTAAGIDPHDKGLHDLVGELSTRSDEFRRRWGAHNVRIHGTGVKHFHHHIVGDLALAYESMELRAEPDLTMTIYAAEPDSPTAQALSLLASWAASENRLSASDRPSNAASGSPGSGQ, from the coding sequence GTGGACAACCGAGTCGAAGTGCACGACTTCCTCACCTCGCGCCGGGCCAGGATCACACCGGAGCAGGCCGGGCTGCCGACCACCGGGCAGCGCCGGGTACCCGGGCTGCGCCGCGGTGAGGTCGCCGCGCTGGCGGGGATGAGCGTCGAGTACTACGCCAAGCTCGAACGCGGCTCACTGGCCGGGGTCTCCGCCGGCGTGCTCGACGCGATCGCCCGCGCCCTGCGGCTCGACGACGCCGAGCGGGCCCACCTGCTGCGCCTCGCGCAGGAGGCCAACGGCAGTTCCGCGCTGCTGCGGCCCAGCCGGCGCGCGAAGCAGCGGACCGTGCGCCCGAGCCTGCAGTGGTCGCTAGACGCCGTCACCACACCCGCGATCGTGGTCAACAACCGCGCCGACCTGCTCGCCGCCAACCTGCTCGGCCGGGCCATGCACAGCGACGTCTACGCCGACCCCACCGGCGTGCCGAACTTCGCCCGGTTCACGTTCCTCGACAGCGCCGCCCGTCGCTTCTACCCGGACTGGGGTCTGTTCGCCGACATGACCGTGGCCAACCTGCGCACCGCAGCGGGCATAGACCCCCACGACAAGGGTCTGCACGACCTGGTGGGCGAGCTGTCCACCCGCAGCGACGAGTTCCGCCGCCGCTGGGGCGCACACAACGTGCGCATCCACGGCACCGGCGTCAAGCACTTCCACCACCACATCGTGGGCGACCTCGCCCTCGCGTACGAGAGCATGGAACTGCGCGCCGAGCCGGACCTGACCATGACCATCTACGCCGCCGAGCCCGACTCGCCGACCGCGCAGGCTCTCTCGCTCCTCGCCTCCTGGGCCGCCAGCGAGAACCGCCTCTCGGCGTCGGACCGTCCGTCGAACGCGGCCAGCGGATCGCCCGGCAGCGGACAGTAG